One Corynebacterium appendicis CIP 107643 DNA window includes the following coding sequences:
- a CDS encoding Na+/H+ antiporter subunit A, whose product MITLLLALIAAAAAAPPLLRTFGRPAFGLLALVPGLGFGWLVYQFANGTFKDGGEIQAAYPWMPGMHLNLEFRLDAYAGLFGLIILGVGALVLLYCWGYFNSNPRRLSIFGAELTMFAMAMYGLVIADNFLMMYIFWEITSVLSFLLVSYYGERASSRRAATQALLVTTFGGLAMLVGLILFGTQTGAWKISQIAGMTDLDQITGITAAITLILLGALTKSAQAPFHFWLPGAMAAPTPVSAYLHSAAMVKAGIYLVGRLAPDFASISVWHIVVLPAGVFTMLLGGWMALKQRDLKLILAYGTVSQLGFMTAVVGVGSREATMAGLALVFAHSLFKAALFMIVGAIDHTSGTRDIRELSGLGRKEPLVAVLAAIAAASMAGIPPLWGFVAKEAVLEATLHEELLYGMPRNVLLVGFVLGSVLTMTYSLYFLWGAFARKPGKEMRAELIDGTSPAVRDMHPIEFLQWAPPAVLVLLTVVFGLVPAPLSNLFNQYLNVRFPEAEHQDLALWHGVTIPLGLSAVIIAAGAVMFWQREVVKKAQFERPALGDADALWDNMLIVLRQASLRLTASTQRGSLTINLAVIFSVLMVVPLGALLFGDSADTHMILWDNPWQGMTVVVIASAAVAATVIRNRLSLIILVGLTGYGSAVLFALHGAPDLALTQVLVETLVMVVFMLVLRKLPTEIDVKKDADVRMRAWLSVGTGLSVVVVAMAAMSARMREPISKLMPDLAYEIGHGRNTVNVLLVDLRATDTLGEISVLVIAATGVASLIYRTESFTRDSRRPTLSARRPRWLASGVEGEKAQNRSIMVDVVTRLLFPAMVLLSAYFFFSGHNSPGGGFAGGLVMGLALTLRYLAGGRDELEEALPVDPSKLLGTGLLLSGAAAVIPMFLGHPPLASGYIEPELPLIGTVTVPSALLFDAGVYTIVIGLVMHILTSLGSQIDREEDQRKERARDRARALQRKNEERKRAREENARQRAAERAEQRSAEQRAAERSSEQAAERIAQRVSQRSSQRRSQSSGSTRLKEHEGGTDVVDKRAENGREA is encoded by the coding sequence GTGATCACCCTGCTTCTGGCGCTGATCGCCGCCGCAGCAGCAGCACCGCCATTGCTGCGGACGTTTGGGCGTCCGGCATTCGGCCTGCTAGCGCTCGTGCCGGGGCTGGGTTTCGGGTGGCTGGTCTACCAGTTCGCGAACGGCACGTTCAAAGACGGCGGCGAAATCCAGGCGGCGTATCCCTGGATGCCGGGAATGCACCTCAACCTCGAATTCCGGCTCGACGCGTACGCGGGGCTGTTCGGCCTGATCATCCTGGGCGTTGGCGCGCTGGTGCTCTTGTACTGCTGGGGGTATTTCAACTCGAACCCGCGGCGGCTGAGCATTTTCGGCGCGGAGCTGACTATGTTCGCGATGGCGATGTACGGCCTGGTCATCGCAGACAACTTCCTGATGATGTACATCTTCTGGGAAATCACCTCGGTGCTGTCGTTCCTGCTGGTCTCCTACTACGGCGAACGGGCGTCGTCGCGCAGGGCGGCGACGCAGGCGCTGTTGGTCACCACGTTCGGCGGACTGGCGATGCTTGTGGGGCTCATTCTCTTCGGCACGCAGACTGGGGCGTGGAAGATCTCGCAGATCGCCGGAATGACGGATCTGGACCAGATCACGGGCATCACCGCGGCAATCACGCTGATCTTGCTGGGCGCGCTGACGAAGTCGGCGCAAGCCCCGTTTCACTTCTGGCTCCCGGGTGCGATGGCGGCGCCGACACCGGTGTCGGCATACCTGCACTCCGCTGCCATGGTGAAGGCAGGCATCTATCTGGTGGGGCGGTTGGCGCCGGACTTCGCGTCGATAAGCGTGTGGCACATTGTGGTGCTGCCTGCCGGCGTGTTCACGATGCTGCTTGGCGGCTGGATGGCGCTCAAGCAGCGCGATCTCAAGCTGATTCTCGCCTACGGCACGGTCTCGCAGCTGGGGTTCATGACGGCGGTCGTGGGCGTGGGTTCGCGCGAGGCGACCATGGCGGGGCTCGCATTGGTCTTCGCGCACTCGCTGTTCAAGGCGGCGCTGTTCATGATCGTCGGCGCGATCGACCACACCTCAGGAACTCGCGATATCCGTGAGCTGTCGGGCCTGGGACGCAAGGAACCGCTGGTCGCCGTGCTGGCGGCGATCGCGGCGGCGTCGATGGCGGGCATCCCGCCACTGTGGGGCTTCGTCGCGAAGGAAGCGGTGCTCGAAGCCACGCTCCACGAGGAGCTGTTGTACGGCATGCCGCGCAACGTGCTACTCGTAGGTTTCGTGCTCGGCTCCGTGCTGACCATGACGTATTCGCTGTACTTCCTGTGGGGCGCGTTCGCGCGCAAACCGGGAAAGGAAATGCGCGCAGAGCTTATCGACGGCACCTCCCCCGCCGTCCGCGACATGCACCCCATCGAATTCCTGCAGTGGGCTCCCCCTGCGGTCCTCGTGCTGCTCACAGTGGTCTTCGGTCTCGTGCCGGCGCCGCTGTCGAACCTGTTCAACCAGTACCTGAACGTGCGGTTCCCGGAGGCCGAGCACCAGGACTTGGCGCTGTGGCACGGCGTCACGATCCCGCTGGGCCTGAGTGCCGTGATCATCGCGGCCGGCGCGGTGATGTTCTGGCAGCGCGAGGTAGTCAAAAAGGCGCAGTTCGAACGACCCGCCCTGGGCGATGCGGATGCGCTATGGGACAACATGCTGATAGTGCTGCGGCAGGCGTCGCTACGCCTGACGGCGTCGACTCAGCGCGGTTCGCTGACCATCAACCTCGCGGTGATTTTCAGCGTGCTCATGGTAGTTCCGCTGGGTGCGCTGCTCTTCGGAGATAGCGCGGACACGCACATGATCCTGTGGGATAACCCTTGGCAAGGCATGACAGTGGTCGTGATCGCTAGCGCCGCCGTGGCAGCGACCGTGATCCGGAATCGTCTGTCGCTGATCATTCTGGTCGGGCTCACCGGCTACGGCTCGGCGGTGCTCTTCGCGCTGCACGGCGCCCCGGACTTGGCGCTGACGCAGGTGCTGGTGGAGACCCTGGTGATGGTCGTGTTCATGCTGGTCCTGCGCAAGCTTCCCACCGAGATCGACGTGAAGAAGGACGCCGACGTGCGCATGCGCGCGTGGCTGTCGGTGGGAACAGGCCTGTCCGTCGTCGTGGTCGCGATGGCGGCGATGTCCGCGCGCATGCGCGAGCCGATTTCGAAGCTCATGCCGGACCTCGCCTACGAGATCGGCCACGGCCGCAATACCGTGAACGTTCTGCTCGTGGACCTGCGCGCGACGGACACCCTGGGCGAGATCAGCGTGCTGGTCATCGCCGCGACCGGCGTGGCCAGCCTGATCTACCGCACCGAATCCTTCACCCGCGACTCGCGCCGCCCGACGCTGTCCGCGCGCCGCCCGCGCTGGCTCGCCTCGGGCGTGGAGGGCGAGAAGGCCCAAAACCGCTCGATCATGGTCGACGTGGTCACCCGCCTGCTCTTCCCGGCCATGGTGCTGCTTTCCGCCTACTTCTTCTTCTCCGGCCACAACTCCCCCGGTGGTGGCTTCGCCGGTGGCCTAGTCATGGGGCTTGCTCTCACGCTGCGCTACCTGGCCGGCGGCCGCGACGAGCTGGAGGAGGCACTGCCGGTCGACCCGTCGAAACTGCTCGGCACCGGTCTGCTGCTCTCCGGAGCGGCAGCCGTCATCCCAATGTTCCTCGGCCACCCGCCGCTTGCCAGCGGCTACATCGAGCCGGAGCTTCCGCTCATCGGGACCGTCACGGTGCCGTCGGCGCTGCTTTTCGATGCTGGCGTCTACACCATCGTCATCGGCCTGGTCATGCACATCCTCACCTCACTCGGCAGCCAGATCGACCGCGAAGAGGACCAGCGTAAGGAACGCGCCCGCGACCGTGCCCGCGCCCTGCAGCGCAAGAACGAGGAGCGCAAGCGCGCCCGCGAAGAGAACGCCCGGCAGCGAGCGGCGGAGCGTGCCGAGCAACGCTCGGCGGAGCAACGCGCCGCCGAGCGGTCCTCCGAGCAGGCGGCCGAGCGCATCGCGCAGCGGGTCTCCCAGCGCTCATCGCAAAGACGGTCGCAGAGTTCCGGCTCCACCAGGCTGAAAGAGCATGAGGGCGGGACGGATGTCGTCGATAAGCGTGCTGAAAATGGAAGGGAGGCGTGA
- the groL gene encoding chaperonin GroEL (60 kDa chaperone family; promotes refolding of misfolded polypeptides especially under stressful conditions; forms two stacked rings of heptamers to form a barrel-shaped 14mer; ends can be capped by GroES; misfolded proteins enter the barrel where they are refolded when GroES binds) — MAKMIAFDEEARRSLEQGLDTLADAVKVTLGPKGRNVVLEKSWGAPAITNDGVTIAKDIELEDPYEKIGAELVKEVAKKTDDVAGDGTTTATVLAQALVREGLRNVAAGSNPMGIKRGIQAATDKVSSVLLDSAKEVETEEEIANTAGISASDPEIGKKIAEAMYAVGNGSVNKESVITVEESNTFGVDLEVTEGMRFDKGYISAYFATDMERGEAVLEDPYILLVSGKISNVKELVPVLEQVMQSGKPLLIIAEDVEGEALSTLVVNKIRGTFKSVAVKAPGFGDRRKAMLQDIAILTGGQVISEEVGLSLDGADVSLLGQARKAVITKDDTTIVQGAGEQAQIEGRVKQIRAEIENSDSDYDREKLQERLAKLAGGVAVLKVGAATEVELKERKLRIEDAVRNAKAAVEEGIVAGGGVALLQAAQELEGDLGFEGDEATGVKIVREALSAPLKQIALNAGLEPGVVADKVANLPAGQGLNAATGEYVEMLANGIADPAKVTRSALQNAASIAGLFLTTEAVVAQKPEPAAPAMDPEAMGGMM; from the coding sequence ATGGCAAAGATGATCGCATTCGACGAGGAAGCACGCCGCAGTCTCGAACAGGGTCTCGACACCCTGGCTGACGCTGTGAAGGTCACCCTCGGCCCCAAGGGTCGCAACGTCGTCCTGGAGAAGTCCTGGGGCGCGCCGGCAATTACGAATGACGGCGTGACCATCGCCAAGGATATCGAGCTCGAGGACCCGTACGAGAAGATCGGTGCCGAGCTGGTCAAGGAAGTCGCCAAGAAGACTGACGATGTCGCCGGCGACGGCACCACCACCGCGACCGTCCTGGCGCAGGCGCTGGTGCGCGAGGGTCTGCGCAACGTGGCCGCCGGTTCCAACCCGATGGGCATCAAGCGCGGCATCCAGGCCGCTACCGACAAGGTGTCCTCCGTCCTTCTCGACTCCGCCAAGGAGGTCGAGACCGAGGAGGAGATCGCCAACACCGCAGGTATTTCGGCCTCTGACCCGGAGATCGGCAAGAAGATCGCCGAGGCAATGTACGCCGTCGGCAACGGCTCCGTGAACAAGGAGTCCGTCATCACCGTCGAGGAGTCCAACACCTTCGGCGTTGACCTCGAGGTCACCGAGGGCATGCGGTTCGACAAGGGGTACATCTCCGCCTACTTCGCTACCGACATGGAGCGCGGCGAGGCTGTCCTGGAGGATCCGTACATCCTTCTCGTCTCCGGCAAGATTTCCAACGTCAAGGAGCTCGTCCCGGTCCTGGAGCAGGTCATGCAGTCCGGCAAGCCGCTGCTGATCATCGCCGAGGACGTCGAGGGCGAGGCCCTGTCCACCCTCGTGGTGAACAAGATCCGCGGCACCTTCAAATCCGTGGCAGTGAAGGCGCCGGGCTTCGGCGACCGTCGTAAGGCAATGCTGCAGGACATCGCGATCCTGACCGGCGGCCAAGTCATCTCCGAGGAGGTCGGCCTGTCCCTCGACGGCGCTGACGTCTCCCTGCTCGGTCAGGCGCGCAAGGCCGTCATCACCAAGGACGACACCACCATCGTTCAGGGTGCTGGCGAGCAGGCCCAGATCGAGGGTCGCGTGAAGCAGATCCGCGCCGAGATCGAGAACTCCGATTCCGACTACGACCGCGAGAAGCTCCAGGAGCGCCTGGCTAAGCTCGCCGGCGGCGTCGCTGTCCTCAAGGTCGGCGCGGCCACCGAGGTCGAGCTCAAGGAGCGCAAGCTGCGCATCGAGGACGCCGTCCGCAACGCGAAGGCTGCAGTCGAGGAGGGCATCGTCGCCGGCGGCGGCGTCGCTCTCCTGCAGGCAGCCCAGGAGCTCGAGGGCGACCTCGGCTTCGAGGGCGACGAGGCCACGGGCGTCAAGATCGTCCGCGAGGCTCTTTCCGCACCGCTGAAGCAGATCGCCCTCAACGCCGGCCTCGAGCCGGGCGTTGTCGCCGACAAGGTCGCCAACCTCCCGGCAGGCCAGGGCCTCAACGCCGCCACCGGCGAGTACGTCGAGATGCTCGCCAACGGCATTGCCGACCCGGCCAAGGTCACCCGTTCTGCCCTGCAGAACGCCGCCTCCATCGCCGGCCTCTTCCTCACCACCGAGGCCGTCGTCGCCCAGAAGCCGGAGCCCGCAGCTCCCGCCATGGACCCGGAGGCTATGGGCGGCATGATGTAA
- a CDS encoding OPT family oligopeptide transporter, with protein sequence MDNGTQLRELTLRGIIIGGLITLVFTAANVYLGLKVGLTFATSIPAAVISMAVLRKFAGHNVKENNIVQTIASAAGTLSAIIFVLPGLVMIGYWQGFPFWTTALVCALGGTLGVMFSVPLRRALVTGSDLPYPEGVAAAEVLRVGDGDPNNEENVKGLRTIVIGGIVSAFYGLLAAMKAAASEIAGTFKFAKGATMLGGSLSLALIGVGHLVGMTVGIAMLTGVVISFFILLPWRTSSIVDGSVADLSEIVSTTFASEIRFIGVGTMAVAALWTLIKITGPVVKGVSASLSSSRKRAAGTEVDVTEQDIPFPIVSTVILVSMIPIGFLLWDFQRDTDIHQHAFALTTISVLFILIAGLVIASVCGYMAGLIGASNSPISSVGIIAVIASALLIAAFTAGTDASASSLVAYTLFTAAIVFGIATISNDNLQDLKTGQLVGATPWKQQVALVIGVVFGSLVIPPVLQLMLTGFGFDGMEGAGPDALAAPQAVLMSSVATGIFDDSLNWNLIFLGAAIGSVVIIIDEILTATTDKKYSLPPLAVGMGMYLPVSVTVMVPIGAAIGHFYNRWASHQRNPESAIRMGTLGATGLIVGESLFGVVNAGIIATAQGESPLEIFEENAWTTLVGVVLFVAAIAFIYKRTAKAAKELPITAPADAAAAAERAGTVDSTK encoded by the coding sequence ATGGATAACGGGACGCAACTGCGCGAGCTCACACTGCGCGGCATCATCATCGGCGGTTTGATCACGCTCGTGTTCACCGCGGCGAATGTGTACCTGGGCCTGAAAGTGGGCCTGACGTTCGCGACGTCCATTCCTGCGGCCGTCATTTCGATGGCGGTGCTGCGCAAATTTGCCGGGCACAATGTGAAGGAGAACAACATTGTGCAGACGATCGCGTCGGCGGCGGGCACGCTGTCTGCGATCATCTTCGTGCTGCCGGGTCTGGTGATGATCGGCTACTGGCAGGGCTTCCCGTTCTGGACGACGGCGCTGGTGTGCGCGCTCGGCGGCACGCTGGGCGTGATGTTCTCGGTGCCGCTGCGCCGCGCGCTGGTCACCGGCTCCGACCTGCCGTATCCGGAGGGCGTGGCAGCAGCCGAGGTGCTGCGCGTCGGCGACGGCGACCCGAATAACGAGGAGAACGTCAAGGGTCTGCGCACCATCGTCATCGGCGGCATCGTCTCCGCGTTCTACGGCCTGCTCGCCGCGATGAAGGCGGCTGCCAGCGAGATCGCGGGCACCTTCAAATTCGCCAAGGGCGCGACGATGTTGGGCGGCTCGCTCTCCCTCGCGCTCATCGGCGTGGGCCACCTCGTGGGCATGACGGTCGGCATCGCCATGCTCACCGGTGTGGTCATCTCCTTCTTCATTCTTCTTCCGTGGCGCACGTCGTCGATTGTCGACGGTTCCGTCGCCGATCTCTCCGAGATCGTCTCCACCACCTTCGCCTCCGAGATCCGCTTCATCGGCGTGGGCACCATGGCCGTCGCCGCACTGTGGACCCTGATCAAGATCACCGGTCCGGTGGTCAAGGGGGTCAGCGCCTCCCTGTCCAGCTCGCGCAAGCGCGCCGCCGGCACAGAGGTCGACGTGACGGAGCAGGACATACCGTTCCCGATCGTCTCCACAGTCATCTTGGTGTCCATGATCCCGATCGGCTTCCTGCTCTGGGACTTCCAGCGCGACACCGATATTCACCAGCACGCCTTCGCTTTGACGACGATCTCTGTCCTGTTCATCCTCATCGCCGGCTTGGTGATCGCCTCGGTCTGCGGTTACATGGCTGGCCTGATCGGTGCGTCGAACTCGCCGATTTCCTCGGTGGGCATCATCGCGGTGATCGCGTCTGCTCTGCTCATCGCCGCTTTCACCGCGGGTACTGACGCGTCCGCGTCCTCCCTGGTGGCCTACACGCTGTTCACCGCCGCGATCGTCTTCGGCATCGCCACGATCTCCAACGACAACCTGCAGGACCTGAAGACCGGCCAGCTCGTCGGCGCCACACCGTGGAAGCAGCAGGTCGCTCTCGTCATCGGTGTCGTTTTCGGTTCGCTGGTGATTCCGCCCGTGCTCCAGCTGATGCTGACCGGCTTCGGCTTCGACGGCATGGAAGGCGCCGGCCCCGACGCGCTCGCTGCCCCGCAGGCAGTGCTCATGTCCTCTGTCGCCACCGGTATTTTCGACGACTCCCTGAACTGGAACCTCATCTTCCTCGGCGCCGCCATCGGCAGCGTCGTGATCATCATCGACGAGATCCTCACCGCCACCACCGACAAGAAGTACTCCCTGCCGCCGCTGGCTGTTGGCATGGGCATGTACTTGCCGGTCAGCGTCACTGTGATGGTCCCGATCGGTGCCGCCATCGGCCACTTCTACAACCGCTGGGCCTCCCACCAGCGCAACCCTGAGTCCGCGATCCGCATGGGCACCCTGGGCGCCACCGGCCTCATCGTCGGCGAGTCCCTGTTCGGCGTGGTCAATGCCGGCATCATCGCCACTGCCCAGGGGGAGAGCCCGCTGGAGATCTTCGAGGAGAACGCCTGGACCACGCTGGTCGGCGTCGTCCTCTTCGTCGCCGCCATCGCGTTCATCTACAAGCGCACCGCCAAGGCCGCGAAGGAACTGCCCATCACGGCGCCGGCTGATGCGGCAGCCGCCGCTGAGCGCGCCGGGACTGTCGACAGCACGAAGTAG
- a CDS encoding M20/M25/M40 family metallo-hydrolase: MSTFEPNRERIFNDLSALVSFNSPHSVPELAEQHAGAADWVASALAERGLEVERHATVDNADAIIARKHVSDDAPTVLLYSHYDVVPAGDPAAWTADPFTLTERDGRWYGRGAADCKGNVAMHLEALRLIDEAGGTDANLVVLVEGSEELGGGGLENLIEEKPELFAADIILIADSGNVTVGTPTLTTALRGGAQLKVTVETLRGAIHSGTFGGPAPDPVAALIRTLDSLRDETGRTTIDGLGDALSATWPGQPYDTEAFRKDAGVLDGVSLMGDIDSGGENAADMVWARPAVTVIGFTSTPVDEAVNAIIPRAEAQLNLRVPAGMDPAAAAEALKKHIIDHTPWGAKVEVEIFDVNHGFATDPSRPAIALLGECLEEAYKEAPASAAPGGVSNDLVSVGSGGSIPLTAKLQEHYPDAAIAMYGVEDNNAGIHSVDESVHPFEIERVAVAEAKFLQRVTSL; this comes from the coding sequence ATGAGCACTTTTGAACCGAACCGCGAACGGATTTTCAACGACCTTTCCGCACTCGTGTCCTTCAATTCGCCCCACTCCGTGCCGGAGCTCGCCGAGCAGCACGCCGGCGCCGCCGACTGGGTCGCAAGCGCCTTGGCCGAGCGCGGCCTCGAGGTCGAGCGCCACGCCACCGTGGACAACGCCGACGCGATCATCGCCCGCAAGCACGTCAGCGACGACGCCCCGACCGTCCTCCTTTACTCCCACTACGACGTCGTCCCGGCCGGCGACCCGGCAGCCTGGACCGCGGACCCGTTCACGCTCACCGAGCGCGACGGCCGCTGGTACGGCCGCGGCGCCGCCGACTGCAAGGGCAACGTCGCGATGCACCTTGAGGCACTTCGGCTTATCGACGAAGCCGGCGGCACCGACGCCAACCTCGTCGTCCTCGTCGAGGGCTCCGAGGAGCTCGGCGGCGGTGGTCTGGAGAATCTGATCGAGGAGAAGCCGGAACTGTTCGCAGCCGACATCATTCTCATCGCCGACTCCGGCAACGTCACCGTGGGCACCCCGACCCTGACCACCGCTCTGCGCGGCGGCGCCCAGCTCAAGGTCACGGTGGAGACCCTCCGCGGCGCCATCCACTCCGGCACCTTCGGCGGCCCCGCCCCGGACCCGGTCGCCGCCCTCATCCGCACGCTCGATTCGCTCCGCGACGAGACTGGCCGCACCACCATCGACGGCCTGGGCGACGCCCTTTCCGCCACCTGGCCCGGTCAGCCCTACGACACCGAAGCCTTCCGCAAGGACGCCGGCGTCCTCGACGGCGTCTCCCTCATGGGCGACATCGACTCTGGCGGCGAGAACGCCGCCGACATGGTGTGGGCCCGCCCCGCCGTCACCGTCATTGGCTTCACCTCCACCCCGGTCGACGAGGCCGTCAACGCCATCATCCCCCGCGCCGAAGCCCAGCTGAACCTCCGCGTCCCCGCTGGCATGGACCCCGCCGCGGCCGCCGAGGCCCTGAAGAAGCACATCATCGACCACACCCCCTGGGGCGCCAAGGTCGAGGTGGAGATCTTCGACGTCAACCACGGCTTCGCTACCGACCCGTCCCGCCCGGCCATCGCCCTCCTCGGCGAGTGCCTCGAGGAGGCGTACAAGGAGGCACCCGCTTCCGCCGCCCCCGGCGGCGTGTCCAACGACCTCGTTTCCGTCGGTTCCGGCGGCTCCATCCCCCTGACCGCCAAGCTGCAGGAGCACTACCCCGACGCCGCCATCGCCATGTACGGCGTCGAGGACAACAACGCCGGCATCCACTCCGTCGACGAGTCCGTGCACCCGTTCGAGATCGAGCGCGTGGCCGTCGCCGAGGCGAAGTTCCTCCAGCGTGTCACCTCGCTGTAA
- a CDS encoding Na(+)/H(+) antiporter subunit C, with the protein MEANLFLIIASGVLIAAGVYLMLDRAMTRMLLGVILIGNGANLLLLQSGGQAGAPPIIGRESMAADQTADPLAQAMILTAIVISMAMVSFILALLYRQYRYRTDDVIEHDAEDQAIAARPATPSAAPDADASDDPETGRLRSGGDAFGPRSFEEPLKEGDDD; encoded by the coding sequence GTGGAAGCGAACCTATTTTTGATCATCGCCTCCGGCGTGCTGATCGCGGCGGGCGTGTACCTGATGCTCGACCGCGCGATGACGCGGATGCTGCTCGGCGTGATACTGATCGGCAACGGCGCGAATTTGCTGCTGCTCCAATCGGGTGGTCAAGCGGGCGCTCCGCCGATCATCGGCCGTGAGTCAATGGCCGCGGACCAGACGGCGGACCCGCTGGCGCAAGCGATGATTCTGACCGCGATCGTGATCTCGATGGCGATGGTGTCGTTCATCTTGGCGCTGCTCTACAGGCAGTACCGCTACCGCACCGACGACGTCATCGAGCACGACGCGGAGGACCAGGCGATCGCCGCGCGCCCGGCGACCCCCTCAGCTGCGCCTGATGCGGATGCATCCGACGACCCGGAGACCGGCCGTCTACGCAGCGGCGGCGACGCATTCGGCCCGCGCTCCTTCGAGGAGCCGCTGAAGGAGGGTGACGATGACTGA
- a CDS encoding acetyl-CoA acetyltransferase — MTVFHTSTQHTQRTQNSGNQTRTTATSTATTSEFVGNGFTTTQNNAPQRTRTEERDPFQIRFDSQRRLPRELREEAMGMNWTLFSATYAPTPTVKIADIEARRDHWCYTTYSANITRTSKTFPPETTHHEVATSGPAHAFGAMLADAGRYVEILEFHQFTLHEATFTAIKVAHQINESDTAWAIGFGATSETSIAAAMASGAQRIYG, encoded by the coding sequence GTGACCGTGTTTCACACCTCGACTCAGCACACCCAGCGCACCCAGAATTCCGGCAACCAGACTCGTACCACCGCAACTTCCACCGCAACCACCTCGGAGTTTGTCGGCAACGGCTTCACTACCACCCAGAACAACGCTCCCCAACGGACCCGCACGGAAGAGCGCGACCCGTTCCAGATCCGCTTCGATTCCCAGCGCCGCCTGCCGCGCGAGCTGCGCGAAGAGGCCATGGGCATGAACTGGACGCTCTTCAGTGCGACGTACGCGCCGACGCCGACGGTCAAGATCGCAGACATCGAGGCCCGTCGCGACCACTGGTGTTACACCACCTACTCGGCGAATATCACGCGCACGTCGAAGACGTTCCCGCCGGAGACGACGCACCACGAGGTCGCCACGTCGGGTCCGGCGCACGCGTTCGGGGCGATGCTTGCCGACGCAGGCCGCTACGTCGAGATCCTCGAATTCCACCAATTCACTCTGCACGAGGCCACGTTCACCGCCATCAAAGTCGCTCACCAAATCAACGAGAGCGACACCGCGTGGGCGATCGGGTTCGGTGCGACGAGCGAGACATCGATCGCCGCCGCGATGGCCTCGGGCGCACAGCGCATCTACGGCTAA